The following are encoded in a window of Clostridium thermarum genomic DNA:
- a CDS encoding glycoside hydrolase family 31 protein, whose amino-acid sequence MSYIADHFKINFQPKADERAVVTAPFVRFSILTSRIIRMEYSIENKFEDRATLAFWYRKQPVPKFEVIKTDTSLEIITECLHLKYKFNKKGFSNDSLSIELLNQNKTWHYLDRPHGNLKGTARTLDSVDGETHLQDGLLSRDGWSLIDDSSSVVFDENCWVGRRFSPTEGEQEEAYKDLYFFGYGHDYKDCIRDFVKLSGKTPMFPRWALGNWWSRYWPYTQDELKNLMEEFKTYDIPLSVCIVDMDWHIVKNSYTTGWTGYTWNKDLFPDPKGFISWLHENGLRTALNLHPADGVYPHEDQYEAMASAMGKDPAAKDPVEFNISNPKFVQNYFELLHHPREEEGVDFWWMDWQQGTKTELKGLDPLPWLNHLHYYDLARDGKKRGFVFSRYGGPGSHRYPIGFSGDTFVTWDSLKFQPYFTSTASNIAYGWWSHDIGGHMGGYEDPELYTRWVQYGVFSPIFRLHSTNVYYIDRHPWTKGKDVLESTRAAMKLRHALIPYIYSMMWRNHTEDLSPIVPMYHEHPEVEEAYHCPDQYYFGTELIAAPFVEPMDRDLNLSRQKLWLPEGHWFNLFTGEHYDGGKIHALYGELIDIPVVAKAGAIVPMAAEKSLERTENPSDFHIYIFPGGSGSFKLYEDDGVSTDYTKGLYAITPLSTAWQDNKMIFTIGSAEGSREILPESRTYSLHFRGIKENISIKALIDGKEIEISKFYDASKETLVLNDIELDVKSTLQVSIITEDATLLSQQDRRDDHLRKLIWHMKYEGFSKQWLDEVLIKEKQPISVLYKARHPLSASQIRAIAEILKGEELSNLL is encoded by the coding sequence ATGAGCTATATTGCTGATCATTTTAAGATTAACTTTCAGCCTAAGGCCGATGAAAGAGCTGTTGTAACTGCACCCTTTGTACGATTTTCTATTCTGACCTCCAGAATAATAAGGATGGAATATAGTATAGAGAATAAATTTGAGGACAGGGCTACCCTGGCCTTTTGGTATAGGAAGCAGCCTGTCCCGAAGTTTGAGGTTATAAAAACCGATACTTCCCTAGAGATTATTACAGAGTGTCTCCACCTAAAATATAAATTTAATAAAAAGGGCTTTAGCAATGATAGTCTATCCATAGAACTTCTGAATCAGAATAAGACCTGGCATTATCTTGATAGACCTCACGGCAATCTAAAAGGTACTGCCAGGACCCTGGACAGCGTTGATGGGGAAACCCACCTGCAGGATGGACTGCTTTCCAGGGATGGATGGAGCTTGATTGATGACTCCTCCAGCGTTGTTTTTGATGAGAACTGCTGGGTAGGCAGAAGGTTCTCACCTACTGAAGGTGAACAGGAAGAGGCCTATAAAGACCTGTATTTCTTTGGTTATGGCCATGATTACAAAGACTGTATAAGGGACTTTGTAAAGCTCAGCGGCAAAACTCCAATGTTCCCAAGATGGGCTCTGGGAAACTGGTGGAGCAGATATTGGCCCTATACCCAGGATGAGCTTAAGAATCTGATGGAGGAGTTTAAGACCTACGATATTCCCCTTTCCGTTTGCATTGTAGACATGGACTGGCATATAGTTAAGAACTCTTACACCACCGGTTGGACCGGTTATACCTGGAACAAAGACCTATTCCCGGACCCAAAGGGTTTTATCTCCTGGCTCCATGAAAATGGCCTGAGAACGGCACTGAATCTTCATCCTGCCGACGGAGTATATCCCCATGAAGACCAGTATGAGGCCATGGCGTCAGCTATGGGAAAAGATCCCGCTGCAAAGGATCCGGTAGAATTTAATATCTCCAACCCTAAGTTTGTCCAGAACTACTTTGAGCTCCTTCACCATCCTAGGGAGGAGGAAGGAGTAGACTTTTGGTGGATGGACTGGCAGCAGGGAACCAAAACTGAACTAAAAGGTCTTGATCCACTGCCTTGGTTAAACCATCTTCACTACTATGACTTAGCTAGGGACGGTAAAAAGAGAGGTTTTGTATTCTCCAGATACGGGGGACCAGGCAGCCACAGATATCCTATAGGCTTCTCCGGCGATACTTTCGTAACCTGGGACTCCCTAAAGTTCCAGCCCTATTTTACCTCAACGGCATCCAATATTGCCTATGGTTGGTGGAGCCACGATATTGGAGGGCATATGGGCGGCTATGAAGACCCGGAACTATATACCCGATGGGTTCAATATGGCGTATTTAGCCCTATTTTTAGACTTCACAGCACCAACGTTTATTATATAGACAGGCACCCTTGGACTAAGGGCAAGGATGTACTGGAGTCCACAAGAGCAGCTATGAAGCTTAGACATGCACTGATACCTTATATATACTCCATGATGTGGAGAAACCATACTGAGGACCTATCTCCAATAGTGCCAATGTACCATGAGCATCCGGAGGTTGAGGAAGCCTATCACTGCCCAGATCAGTACTACTTTGGAACAGAACTCATCGCTGCCCCTTTTGTTGAGCCCATGGATAGGGATTTAAACCTCAGCAGACAAAAGCTATGGCTTCCCGAAGGCCACTGGTTTAACCTGTTTACCGGAGAACACTATGATGGCGGTAAAATTCACGCTCTTTACGGTGAGCTTATTGATATTCCTGTAGTGGCAAAGGCCGGTGCTATTGTCCCAATGGCTGCGGAAAAAAGCCTAGAGAGAACAGAAAACCCTTCAGATTTTCATATATATATCTTCCCCGGTGGAAGTGGCAGCTTTAAGCTTTATGAAGACGACGGCGTATCAACAGACTACACAAAAGGACTTTACGCCATAACTCCATTGTCTACTGCCTGGCAGGATAATAAGATGATCTTTACAATCGGATCCGCCGAAGGGTCAAGAGAAATTCTACCTGAGAGCAGAACTTACAGCCTTCACTTTAGAGGAATAAAAGAAAATATCAGCATAAAAGCCCTGATAGACGGAAAAGAAATAGAGATAAGCAAATTTTACGATGCTTCTAAAGAAACCTTGGTTTTAAATGATATAGAGTTGGATGTGAAAAGCACTCTTCAGGTATCCATAATCACAGAAGATGCTACCTTGCTTTCACAGCAGGACAGAAGAGACGACCATCTTAGGAAGCTTATTTGGCATATGAAATACGAAGGTTTCAGCAAGCAATGGCTGGATGAAGTATTGATTAAGGAAAAGCAGCCTATATCTGTGTTATACAAGGCCAGACACCCATTAAGTGCCTCTCAGATCAGGGCAATTGCTGAAATACTTAAGGGAGAGGAACTTTCAAATTTACTGTAA